A single genomic interval of Rhinatrema bivittatum chromosome 12, aRhiBiv1.1, whole genome shotgun sequence harbors:
- the FRS3 gene encoding fibroblast growth factor receptor substrate 3 has translation MGSCCSCGEGIPDHHPTKFKVTNVDDEGNELGSGIMELTQTELMLHTRKRDAVRWPYLCLRRYGYDSNLFSFESGRRCQTGQGIFAFKCWRAEEIFNLLQELMRCNSINVVEEPVILTRSSHPTELTLPRTPQTPHALGYTLTGFPNGLHSFMREGGNYSSAQHSSVAEALTPEEQSHTYVNTASMEEEMRSRHCMHSLPEATVHHGTPSCSLEDRNPQVFLQPGEVKFVLGPAPIYRRMPVQADSFCRHHRECGGHLCGSKREVSHNNNNDCRLPHFPYENINGSSHVLRHAVGSRVRLSGDGCSHRRTALLHYENLPSLPPVWECQALHSGEEEEEEEDSADMMSPSLNGYRDEDPMQNYLNTESSLLHTGRHHVSAPARSNCASNVFSFDFQRPCLEPRQLNYIQVELEGKGEAHIPCTPIPINPARQADSYAVIDLKKTAAMSSLQRALPRDDGTSRKTRHNSTDLPL, from the exons ATGGGGAGCTGCtgcagctgtggagaaggcatcCCAGACCACCATCCCACCAAAttcaag GTAACAAACGTGGACGATGAAGGTAATGAGCTAGGCTCAGGGATCATGGAGCTGACGCAGACGGAGCTCATGTTACACACCCGGAAACGAGATGCAGTGAGGTGGCCCTACCTCTGCCTGCGTCGCTATGGATATGACTCCAACCTCTTCTCGTTTGAGAGTGGGCGACGCTGTCAGACTGGACAGG GGATCTTTGCATTCAAGTGCTGGCGAGCAGAGGAGATCTTTAACCTGCTGCAGGAGCTGATGCGGTGTAACAGTATTAATGTGGTGGAGGAGCCCGTAATCCTGACCCGGAGCAGTCACCCCACTGAGCTGACCCTGCCTCGCACTCCACAGACACCACATG CTTTGGGCTACACTCTCACAGGATTTCCAAACGGATTGCACAGCTTCATGCGGGAAGGAGGGAACTACTCCAGTGCTCAGCATTCCTCAGTGGCAGAAGCACTAACGCCCGAGGAGCAG tCCCACACCTACGTGAATACTGCCAGCAtggaggaggagatgagaagcCGACACTGCATGCACTCGCTGCCCGAGGCCACAGTACACCACGGGACCCCCAGCTGCTCTCTGGAGGACCGTAACCCACAGGTCTTCCTGCAGCCAGGAGAAGTGAAATTTGTGCTGGGCCCAGCCCCCATTTACAGGCGAATGCCAGTGCAAGCTGACAGCTTCTGCAGACACCACCGGGAGTGTGGGGGTCACCTCTGTGGCTCAAAGAGAGAAGTCTCCCACAATAACAACAACGACTGCCGCCTGCCCCATTTTCCCTATGAGAACATCAATGGCAGCAGTCATGTGCTGAGGCACGCTGTGGGCAGCCGCGTCAGGCTCTCCGGCGATGGCTGTTCCCACCGCCGCACGGCCCTTCTGCACTACGAGAACCTGCCCTCGCTGCCCCCTGTCTGGGAATGCCAAGCCCTCCATTCAGgcgaggaagaagaggaagaggaagactcTGCCGATATGATGAGCCCCTCCCTGAATGGCTACCGTGACGAGGACCCCATGCAAAACTACTTGAATACAGAGAGCAGTTTGCTGCACACTGGCCGGCACCACGTGAGTGCTCCAGCCCGCAGTAACTGTGCATCCAATGTTTTCAGCTTCGATTTCCAGAGACCGTGCTTGGAGCCAAGGCAGCTGAACTACATTCAGGTAGAGCTGGAAGGAAAGGGTGAGGCCCACATCCCTTGCACCCCTATCCCTATCAACCCTGCCCGCCAGGCAGACTCTTACGCAGTCATCGACCTCAAAAAAACAGCCGCTATGTCCAGCTTGCAGCGGGCACTCCCGAGAGATGATGGCACCTCAAGAAAGACCCGCCATAACAGCACCGATCTGCCGCTGTGA